From Daucus carota subsp. sativus chromosome 6, DH1 v3.0, whole genome shotgun sequence, the proteins below share one genomic window:
- the LOC108224453 gene encoding trihelix transcription factor ENAP1, with protein sequence MDTDIKQETTATNDSQRKLLGGSSNDRIKRDEWSEGAVSSLLEAYETKWVHRNRAKLKGQDWEEVAKFVSCRGNSTKSPKTQTQCKNKIESMKKRYRSESTAAEASSWPLFPKLDHLLRGSITTQRAPVLPQPTLFSSGVMVTEPTLLLASQLPPASPKEPLSLLTPPPLASPINTGIAAANSHGSDGADQVAKADGMDTKVSDHLSDKQAIDTDSSTPALCSNKEKTKSENFTNKTQRKKRRRRGEWEIGSSVRWLAEVVLRTEQARVDAMRDLERMRAESEAKRGEMELKRTEIIANTQLEIAKIFANMGKGVDSSLRIGRDG encoded by the exons ATGGATACCGATATTAAGCAAGAAACCACAGCAACAAACGACTCCCAGAGAAAACTTCTTGGTGGTAGCAGCAATGACAGGATCAAACGAGACGAGTGGAGTGAAGGCGCGGTCTCGAGCCTCCTTGAGGCTTATGAGACCAAATGGGTGCATCGGAACAGGGCAAAGCTCAAGGGGCAGGACTGGGAGGAGGTAGCCAAGTTTGTGTCGTGTCGTGGCAACTCAACTAAGTCGCCAAAGACACAGACTCAGTGTAAGAACAAGATTGAGTCGATGAAGAAGAGGTACAGGTCAGAGTCTACTGCTGCTGAGGCATCGTCGTGGCCACTTTTTCCCAAGCTGGATCATTTGTTGCGTGGGAGCATTACAACTCAGCGAGCTCCAGTGCTGCCACAGCCGACACTTTTCAGTTCAGGTGTGATGGTGACAGAACCAACCCTGCTGCTGGCATCTCAGCTTCCTCCAGCATCGCCTAAAGAGCCACTTTCACTGCTTACACCACCACCTCTGGCTTCTCCAATCAATACTGGAATTGCTGCAGCAAATTCACATGGTTCAGATGGTGCTGATCAGGTAGCTAAG GCAGATGGAATGGATACGAAAGTATCAGACCACTTATCAGACAAACAGGCAATAGACACCGACAGTAGCACACCAGCCTTGTGCAGCAACAAGGAGAAGACAAAGTCTGAAAATTTCACAAACAAAACACAGAGAAAGAAGAGACGGAGAAGAGGAGAATGGGAGATAGGGAGTAGTGTTAGGTGGTTAGCAGAGGTAGTGCTGAGGACAGAGCAGGCAAGAGTAGATGCAATGAGAGACTTGGAAAGGATGAGAGCAGAAAGCGAGGCCAAGAGAGGAGAAATGGAGCTTAAACGCACCGAGATTATTGCTAATACTCAGCTGGAGATTGCTAAGATCTTTGCAAATATGGGCAAAGGGGTTGACTCTTCACTGAGAATTGGAAGAGATGGATGA
- the LOC108193015 gene encoding small ribosomal subunit protein mL104 (rPPR9), translating into MKMPRPTTPITPLHLRTFFLRHFSTTPPQTPPHHSLQPHHQKPLFSLSKPLFLSPNPLPKNPFSLISLKPFSTSPPNQENEETQLPHSLSNELNKEPPSSSESSISLPQRLDLSYSHVKLTPSLILATLDLSPKAGRSILGFLKWVSSRSDFVVTDEIISYFVSYFGRRKDFKAVNEVLESNKGVVGDKTLGACVDRLVRAGRPAKVVSFFDTMEKDYGFVRNLDSLKLVVGKLCEHGFASYAEKLVKSLANEFFPDEHVCDLLVKGWCVDKKLDEAKRLVGEMNRGGFEIGAVAYNAMLDCVCKLCREKDPFRLQSEAENVLVEMDVAGVPRNVETFNVLISNLCKIRKTEDAVSLFHRMGEWGCSPNETTFLVLIKSLYQAARVGEGDEMIDRMKSAGFGDALTKKAYYEFLTILCGIERIDHSMSVFAKMKKDGCKPGTKTYDLLIKKLRAHGKSDKANDLFKEAEGNGILAIPPSNYKVDPRFAKKPTVTKKEKKRETLPEKMARKRRTLKKIRLSFVKKPKKTSTRAY; encoded by the coding sequence ATGAAAATGCCACGCCCCACAACCCCAATAACCCCACTCCACCTCCGCACCTTCTTCCTCCGCCACTTCTCCACCACCCCCCCTCAGACCCCACCCCACCACTCACTCCAACCCCACCACCAAAAACCCCtcttttctctctctaaacccctctttctctctccaaACCCTCTCCCCAAAAACCCCTTTTCACTAATCTCTCTTAAACCCTTCTCCACTTCTCCCCCAAatcaagaaaatgaagaaaccCAATTACCCCATTCTCTCTCAAATGAGCTTAACAAAGAGCCCCCATCGTCTTCCGAGTCCTCGATTTCGCTCCCTCAACGTCTCGATTTGAGCTACTCACATGTTAAGTTGACCCCTTCATTGATTCTTGCCACACTCGATCTTTCCCCCAAAGCAGGCAGGTCCATTCTTGGATTCTTGAAATGGGTCTCATCAAGATCAGATTTTGTTGTTACCGATGAAATTATATCGTATTTTGTTAGTTACTTTGGACGTCGTAAGGATTTTAAGGCAGTTAATGAGGTTCTTGAAAGTAATAAAGGTGTGGTAGGGGATAAGACATTGGGAGCTTGTGTTGATCGGTTGGTTCGAGCGGGGAGGCCTGCTAAGGTAGTTTCTTTTTTTGATACTATGGAGAAAGATTATGGCTTTGTTAGGAATCTTGATTCTTTGAAATTAGTTGTGGGGAAATTGTGTGAGCATGGTTTTGCTAGTTATGCTGAGAAATTGGTTAAAAGTTTGGCTAATGAGTTTTTTCCCGATGAACATGTTTGTGATTTGCTTGTTAAAGGGTGGTGTGTTGATAAGAAATTAGATGAGGCTAAGAGGTTAGTTGGGGAGATGAATAGGGGAGGGTTTGAGATTGGCGCTGTTGCGTATAATGCAATGTTGGATTGTGTGTGTAAGCTTTGTAGGGAAAAGGATCCATTTCGGCTTCAATCTGAGGCTGAGAATGTGTTAGTTGAAATGGATGTGGCAGGTGTTCCACGGAATGTGGAAACATTTAATGTGTTGATTAGCAACTTGTGTAAGATTAGAAAGACTGAGGATGCAGTGAGTTTGTTTCATAGAATGGGTGAGTGGGGATGTAGTCCGAATGAGACAACGtttcttgttttaattaaaagttTGTATCAGGCTGCTAGGGTTGGAGAGGGGGACGAGATGATTGATAGAATGAAATCTGCTGggtttggagatgctcttactaaGAAGGCTTACTATGAGTTTCTGACAATTTTGTGTGGAATAGAGAGAATTGATCATTCCATGAGTGTGTTTGCTAAGATGAAGAAAGATGGTTGCAAACCTGGGACTAAGACGTATGATCTGTTGATAAAGAAGTTACGTGCTCATGGGAAATCTGATAAGGCGAATGATCTGTTTAAGGAAGCCGAGGGTAATGGAATTCTGGCTATACCGCCTAGCAATTACAAGGTGGACCCAAGATTTGCAAAGAAACCCACTGTCACAAAGAAAGAGAAGAAGCGCGAGACGCTGCCTGAAAAGATGGCAAGGAAGAGGAGAACTCTTAAAAAGATCCGTCTGAGTTTTGTGAAGAAGCCAAAAAAGACATCAACCAGAGCCTACTAG